In Oncorhynchus clarkii lewisi isolate Uvic-CL-2024 chromosome 2, UVic_Ocla_1.0, whole genome shotgun sequence, one DNA window encodes the following:
- the LOC139380444 gene encoding CD83 antigen-like encodes MLFQLVCIIAASVQGGLTQDRPTQEVKSVCGEDSILKCKAICKPGVQYLAVRWYKLGEEPSNKVSGLLMKRLSPKSTTQWYAGLEREVELLADDSFDIFLPNVTAVDSGRYKCLLAAPVGEQNQEGQVHLRVTDCLEFTDQSEERDTFLVLSIVGIVAALLIFTISYVILRNMLLQRSKKYPQEPLLDAPLEKKDLMLIYTLGPNWSRQGSIKHVCV; translated from the exons ATGCTTTTTCAACTCGTCTGCATAATAG CTGCCTCTGTGCAAGGTGGCCTCACACAGGATAGGCCTACACAAGAGGTGAAGTCAGTTTGTGGAGAGGACTCAATTCTGAAATGTAAAGCAATATGTAAGCCTGGGGTCCAATACCTGGCGGTGAGGTGGTACAAG CTGGGTGAGGAGCCCTCTAATAAGGTGTCTGGTCTATTGATGAAGAGGCTGTCACCTAAAAGCACCACCCAATGGTATGCAGGTCTGGAGCGTGAAGTGGAACTTTTGGCTGATGATTCTTTCGATATCTTCCTGCCCAATGTAACGGCTGTTGATAGCGGGAGGTACAAGTGTCTCCTGGCAGCACCTGTAGGAGAGCAGAACCAGGAGGGGCAGGTTCACCTCAGAGTGACAG ATTGCCTTGAGTTCACAGACCAATCAGAAGAAAGGGATACCTTTCTAGTTCTTTCCATTGTGGGGATTGTGGCGGCATTGCTGATATTCACCATCAGCTAT GTCATCCTACGGAATATGTTATTGCAAAGGAGTAAGAAGTATCCACAAGAACCACTTCTAGATGCACCCCTTGAGAAGAAAGATTTAATGTTGATTTACACTCTGGGGCCAAACTGGTCGAGACAGGGTTCCATAaaacatgtctgtgtgtga
- the LOC139380453 gene encoding collagen alpha-2(IX) chain-like gives MEAPRVKVLVISPLLVFLLCILPSHAQDEYSGYHSGDEHTNEGSLVDNYEHSGYPQPEEYPPEPTHSYEEQQPSSGYDPYAPAPTSVSMITEDSYPYTTTTQVPYEQEPYEESLQAPGGGEASLGEEGPTDCNCEPGEPGFAGFAGPKGARGLQGKDGFPGVQGREGYKGFKGVLGRGGDTGPEGDSGPDGEGGASGFSGAQGLPGLPGDPGETGVLGLKGDIGMEGPRGGVGVTGETGRIGEAGPGGPDGTGGIKGSTGAEGKQGPEGTEGEKGQIGAPGFSGDHGEMGYNGYPGEPGGRGETGHKGDQGPGGMPGSDGEPGEDGPLGVPGVIGFPGEFGQKGTSGDRGVRGPPGRVGSGGPQGARGDAGIPGKPGPKGLQAQPGAKGETGPDGEKGGVGRTGVKGEKEEKGSFGARGDKGQQGERGTIGPDGIVGRNGPPGIPGSRGEPGPGGDLGVKGGSGPKGVPGAPGPGLTDEQVLQLCKGVVTAQISQYAASIRVKCSQGCPINNRTLIGPPGTRGPTGESGKPGKAGKAGVKGGRGIQGDTGVDGQKGTVGERGTKGPKGKGGEPGKGLPGHDGHQGLRGLPGHPAEPKNGMAGHRGPRGFTGALGQPGMAGNAGVPGFCEARDCSIHAPVMRKEQGLVKGPRDLSPKI, from the exons ATGGAAGCCCCCAGGGTGAAG GTTTTGGTTATCTCTCCGCTGCTCGTGTTCCTATTGTGCATCCTCCCCTCCCACGCTCAGGACGAGTACTCTGGTTACCACTCAG GTGATGAACACACCAATGAGGGCTCCTTGGTCGACAACTATGAGCATTCAGGATACCCACAACCAG AGGAATACCCACCGGAGCCCACTCACAGCTATGAGGAGCAGCAACCCTCATCTGGATATGACCCCTATGCACCAGCCCCCACCAGTGTGAGCATGATCACAGAGGACTCctacccctacaccaccaccacacag GTACCATACGAGCAGGAGCCCTACGAAGAGTCGCTCCAGGCCCCTGGTGGTGGGGAGGCTTCTCTGGGGGAGGAGGGGCCAACAGACTGTAACTGTGAGCCTGGAGAGCCAGGGTTCGCTGGGTTTGCAGGGCCCAAG GGAGCCAGAGGACTGCAAGGTAAAGATGGCTTCCCTGGGGTTCAGGGACGGGAG GGGTACAAAGGATTCAAAGGAGTTctaggaagaggaggagacacaggGCCTGAG GGTGACTCCGGGCCTGATGGGGAGGGCGGTGCCTCTGGTTTCTCTGGAGCCCAG GGCTTGCCTGGTCTTCCTGGAGATCCAGGTGAGACAGGGGTGCTAGGACTGAAG GGTGACATCGGTATGGAGGGGCCACGCGGAGGAGTGGGGGTAACGGGTGAGACT GGTCGAATTGGTGAGGCAGGGCCTGGTGGGCCTGATGGAACTGGAGGTATCAAG GGATCAACTGGAGCAGAAGGGAAACAGGGTCCTGAGGGAACAGAAGGGGAAAAG GGTCAGATTGGAGCACCTGGATTCTCAGGAGACCATGGGGAGATGGGCTATAAT GGGTATCCTGGAGAGCCgggaggcagaggagagaccGGTCACAAG gGTGACCAAGGCCCAGGGGGCATGCCAGGCAGTGATGGGGAGCCTGGAGAGGAT GGTCCTCTTGGAGTTCCTGGGGTGATCGGCTTTCCTGGAGAGTTTGGACAAAAG GGCACGAGCGGGGATCGTGGTGTGAGGGGACCTCCTGGGAGAGTAGGATCTGGG GGGCCTCAAGGAGCGAGAGGAGATGCAGGAATTCCAGGGAAACCAGGACCTAAAGGCCTGCAGGCCCAGCCT GGAGCCAAAGGGGAGACAGGACCTGATGGTGAGAAG GGTGGGGTTGGAAGAACTGGTGTGAAGGGAGAAAAAGAGGAAAAG GGAAGTTTTGGAGCACGTGGTGACAAAGGACAG CAAGGGGAGAGAGGTACCATCGGCCCTGATGGCATTGTTGGACGAAATGGACCCCCCGGCATCCCAGGCTCCAGAGGAGAGCCAGGTCCAGGCGGTGACCTGGGCGTCAAAGGTGGCTCTGGACCTAAAGGAGTGCCAGGTGCCCCT GGCCCTGGGCTGACAGATGAGCAGGTATTGCAGCTGTGTAAAGGAGTGGTGACAGCCCAGATCTCCCAGTATGCAGCTTCTATCCGAGTCAAGTGTTCCCAGGGCTGCCCCATCAACAACCGCACACTTATTGGGCCGCCCGGAACCAGGGGACCAACTGGAGAATCAGGCAAACCC ggtaaAGCGGGCAAAGCTGGAGTCAAAGGAGGCAGGGGCATCCAAGGGGACACAGGAGTGGATGGTCAGAAGGGGACAGTGGGTGAAAGAG GAACAAAAGGCCCGAAAGGAAAGGGCGGTGAGCCTGGTAAAGGTCTGCCAGGACACGATGGGCATCAAGGCCTCAGAG GGCTGCCAGGCCACCCAGCAGAGCCAAAGAATGGTATGGCAGGTCACAGAGGGCCCCGTGGTTTCACAGGCGCTTTGGGCCAGCCTGGCATGGCAGGCAACGCAGGAGTGCCCGGCTTCTGTGAGGCACGGGACTGCAGCATTCACGCGCCTGTGATGCGCAAGGAGCAGGGCCTAGTGAAGGGACCCCGCGATCTAAGCCCCAAGATTTAA
- the LOC139380461 gene encoding U11/U12 small nuclear ribonucleoprotein 48 kDa protein-like produces the protein MCDSPENHQARLRSLEELTEFTENCQRQLNELFETLGWRQNHDNGPVQELMEMCPYDPNHRVPSRSMGRHKATCQFRQIGYFHEEQAEMYDPSLCYENASITSFTMDKHTQQQVILQARASAPPIRTEGLYSQSEYSTDPTEVPQNQKRAICDLTVADRLALFDHVTREGIKQKDQAVATNNEDLYVDLVAKLKKGNDQNEHKSHLELMAEMRDYKRRRQSYRAKNVHNTKKSYTEVIRDVINVHSVELSSQWKEEERKEEVRESKHGPHRRSSEDRRSASIESRQSHASSRDGHVSQHKRHRSEERRKDPSPEQGQGRSREKERKKKRKRDSCSPDERPHDRKKKNKKKKEEKRFSSLVLWLGKPEIRSRSQPKLRSNVHNGVPLRMYAFILSAQFMASY, from the exons ATGTGCGACTCACCAGAAAATCACCAGGCTCGTCTGCGAAGTTTGGAAGAGTTGACGGAGTTCACCGAGAACTGCCAGAGACAACTGAATGAGCTGTTCGAGACGCTGGGATGGAGACAGAACCACGATAACGGCCCAGTTCAG GAGCTGATGGAGATGTGCCCCTATGACCCGAACCACAGAGTGCCAAGTAGGAGCATGGGGAGACACAAAGCCACCTGCCAATTCCGCCAGATTGGATACTTCCATGAGGAACAG GCTGAGATGTATGACCCCTCTCTGTGTTATGAGAATGCCAGCATTACCAGCTTCACAATGG acaaacacacacagcaacaagTGATTCTTCAAGCAAGAGCAAGTGCACCGCCAATTAGGACAGAGGGACTGTACAGCCAAA GTGAATACTCCACAGACCCTACAGAAGTTCCTCAGAACCAGAAGCGAGCTATCTGTGACCTTACTGTGGCAGACCGATTGGCTCTTTTTGATCACGTGACAAGGGAGGGCATCAAACAGAAGGATCAAGCTGTTGCAACCAACAACGAGGACCTTTATGTTGATTTGGTGGCCAAGCTCAAAAAGG GTAACGATCAGAACGAGCACAAGTCTCACCTGGAGCTGATGGCTGAGATGAGGGACTACAAGAGACGGCGGCAGTCTTACAGAGCCAAGAACGTCCATAACACCAAGAAGTCCTACACTGAG GTGATTCGGGATGTGATTAATGTCCACTCTGTTGAACTGTCCAGTCagtggaaagaggaggagaggaaggaagaggttAGAGAGTCCAAACACGGCCCTCACAG GAGAAGTTCTGAGGACAGGCGGTCTGCCTCCATAGAGTCCCGCCAATCTCACGCCAGCTCCAGGGATGGACACGTCTCCCAACACAAACGCCACCGCAGTGAAGAGCGCAGAAAAGACCCCAGCCCAGAGCAGGGCCAGGGGCGCAGCCGAGAGAAGGAGCgcaagaagaagagaaagag GGATTCCTGCTCGCCGGATGAGAGACCTCATGATCGAAAGAAGAAAAATAAGAAGAAAAAGGAAGAGAAGCGATTTTCAAGTTTAGTACTTTGGCTTGGAAAACCAGAGATTAGGTCAAGGAGCCAACCAAAGCTACGATCCAATGTTCATAATGGCGTACCACTTAGAATGTACGCCTTCATACTAAGTGCCCAATTCATGGCTTCATACTAA
- the LOC139380469 gene encoding uncharacterized protein isoform X1, whose translation MYGQNPNWLWSNGAPLRHQGHLGRLGSATLRQWEDEEEGKEEEHAIWTREHPAICCYSTNGHGLTQECVQNHWGWAGTESPFGPVHTDLVSIQSQSDTGLDAPEMWMDVPPHQPSLGGADGEESSQHCLDSQWGSHRTEGHGCACVHGPSGPGRCCHSCAGSPLFNFRMRKTIMVGVEVEIVEEVAYEDTETLEVISGVYPNYLMETILLHDDQLFPT comes from the exons ATGTATGGACAGAACCCTAACTGGTTGTGGTCGAACGGAGCGCCTCTACGCCACCAAGGGCACCTGGGCAGACTTGGCTCAGCAACCCTGAGGCAatgggaggatgaggaagaaggaAAAGAGGAAGAACATGCAATTTGGACCAGGGAGCACCCAGCAATCTGTTGCTATTCTACAA ATGGCCATGGTCTCACCCAAGAGTGTGTTCAGAACCACTGGGGCTGGGCTGGTACCGAGAGTCCCTTTGGCCCTGTTCACACAGACCTAGTTAGCATCCAAAGCCAGAGTGACACAGGGCTAGATGCCCCTGAAATGTGGATGGATGTCCCCCCACACCAGCCCTCCTTGGGTGGTGCTGATGGAGAAGAATCATCCCAGCATTGTTTAGACAGTCAATGGGGGAGCCACAGGACAGAGGGCCATGGCTGTGCTTGTGTGCATGGACCAAGTGGACCAGGAAGATGTTGCCACAGTTGTGCTGGTTCCCCTCTCTTCAATTTCAGAA TGAGGAAGACAATAATGGTAGGAGTCGAGGTGGAAATAGTGGAGGAAGTAGCCTATGAGGACACAGAGACACTTGAAGTCAT ATCAGGAGTCTATCCAAATTATTTGATGGAAACCATTTTGCTGCACGATGACCAGCTTTTCCCCACCTAA
- the LOC139380469 gene encoding uncharacterized protein isoform X2, with the protein MYGQNPNWLWSNGAPLRHQGHLGRLGSATLRQWEDEEEGKEEEHAIWTREHPAICCYSTNGHGLTQECVQNHWGWAGTESPFGPVHTDLVSIQSQSDTGLDAPEMWMDVPPHQPSLGGADGEESSQHCLDSQWGSHRTEGHGCACVHGPSGPGRCCHSCAGSPLFNFRMRKTIMVGVEVEIVEEVAYEDTETLEVMSLSKLFDGNHFAAR; encoded by the exons ATGTATGGACAGAACCCTAACTGGTTGTGGTCGAACGGAGCGCCTCTACGCCACCAAGGGCACCTGGGCAGACTTGGCTCAGCAACCCTGAGGCAatgggaggatgaggaagaaggaAAAGAGGAAGAACATGCAATTTGGACCAGGGAGCACCCAGCAATCTGTTGCTATTCTACAA ATGGCCATGGTCTCACCCAAGAGTGTGTTCAGAACCACTGGGGCTGGGCTGGTACCGAGAGTCCCTTTGGCCCTGTTCACACAGACCTAGTTAGCATCCAAAGCCAGAGTGACACAGGGCTAGATGCCCCTGAAATGTGGATGGATGTCCCCCCACACCAGCCCTCCTTGGGTGGTGCTGATGGAGAAGAATCATCCCAGCATTGTTTAGACAGTCAATGGGGGAGCCACAGGACAGAGGGCCATGGCTGTGCTTGTGTGCATGGACCAAGTGGACCAGGAAGATGTTGCCACAGTTGTGCTGGTTCCCCTCTCTTCAATTTCAGAA TGAGGAAGACAATAATGGTAGGAGTCGAGGTGGAAATAGTGGAGGAAGTAGCCTATGAGGACACAGAGACACTTGAAGTCAT GAGTCTATCCAAATTATTTGATGGAAACCATTTTGCTGCACGATGA
- the LOC139380481 gene encoding sorcin translates to MSYPGYGAPAGGYPGGYGGAPAGGHPPGGPGFGGYPGQQQDPLYGYFAAVAGQDGHISAEELQQCLTQANFSGGYKPFNLETCRLMINMLDRDMSCTMGFNEFKELWTVLNGWKQHFMSIDRDQSGTVDPQEMHQAVTSMGYRLSPQAMNCIIKRFSSQGKITFDDYVACCVKLRTLTDLFRKRDQAGQGMATFPYDDFIQCTMST, encoded by the exons ATGAGTTATCCTGGATATGGTGCTCCCGCAGGCGGATACCCAGGAGGG tATGGAGGTGCCCCTGCTGGTGGCCACCCCCCTGGTGGCCCTGGCTTTGGAGGATACCCTGGTCAGCAGCAAGACCCTCTCTATGGATATTTTGCTGCTGTTGCAGGCCAG GATGGGCACATATCAGCGGAAGAGCTCCAGCAATGCCTCACACAGGCTAACTTCTCTGGTGGCTACAAAC CTTTTAACCTGGAGACCTGCAGACTGATGATCAACATGCTGGAT AGAGACATGTCATGTACTATGGGCTTCAACGAGTTCAAGGAGCTGTGGACTGTGCTCAATGGCTGGAAGCAGCACTTCATGTCCATTGATCGTGACCAGAGTGGGACCGTGGACCCCCAGGAGATGCACCAGGCAGTCACTTCCATGG GCTACAGACTGAGCCCACAAGCCATGAACTGCATCATCAAGAGATTCAGTTCTCAGGGGAAGATCACCTTTGATGACTATGTAGCTTGTTGTGTGAAGCTCAGAACCCTGACTG ATTTGTTCCGAAAGCGGGACCAAGCTGGACAGGGAATGGCCACATTTCCATACGATGAT ttcatccAGTGCACGATGAGCACATGA